One genomic region from Pelagicoccus sp. SDUM812003 encodes:
- a CDS encoding 50S ribosomal protein L11 methyltransferase gives MDFYFECYSELSLQRFMVSDKPRTDAFAEAIKEVVKGGERVLDIGTGTGLLAMLAAKAGASSVYALDHSDIAKVAKVVVENNHLEDKVEVIQGHASEFQLSEPVDLIVSEWLGHFAFVESMLDDVIDCRDQNLSPEGSMLPSGVEVLLAPIDSPLLYDDEGPGQWIPPVHGIDFSCLEELEVKQAIAIKTTVAPYDLLAPGQPIISVDLKTATKDHPYQAGEVSFTMQRDGRLDGFAGWFVAQLSPSVKLDTGPDAPTTHWQQSFLAIEPFDVAEGQVITVRYYLSKHPADRRSVELKLSVEEQSYNYTIG, from the coding sequence ATGGACTTCTATTTCGAGTGCTACAGCGAGCTTTCGCTGCAACGTTTCATGGTCTCCGACAAGCCGCGTACCGACGCCTTCGCCGAAGCCATCAAAGAGGTTGTGAAAGGCGGCGAACGCGTGCTGGACATCGGCACCGGGACCGGCTTGCTAGCCATGCTGGCCGCCAAAGCGGGAGCTTCCTCCGTCTACGCGCTCGATCATTCCGACATCGCCAAGGTCGCCAAGGTGGTGGTGGAAAACAACCACCTCGAGGACAAGGTGGAGGTCATCCAAGGGCACGCTTCCGAATTCCAACTCTCCGAGCCCGTGGATCTGATCGTGAGCGAATGGCTAGGCCACTTCGCCTTCGTGGAATCCATGCTGGACGACGTCATCGACTGCCGCGACCAAAACCTCAGCCCCGAGGGCTCCATGCTGCCTTCAGGAGTGGAAGTTCTGCTGGCCCCCATCGACTCGCCTTTGCTCTACGACGACGAAGGCCCCGGCCAATGGATTCCACCAGTGCATGGCATCGATTTCTCCTGCTTGGAGGAGCTGGAGGTCAAACAGGCCATCGCCATCAAGACCACCGTAGCGCCCTACGATCTACTGGCCCCAGGGCAGCCCATCATCTCCGTCGACCTGAAAACCGCCACCAAGGACCATCCCTACCAGGCGGGCGAGGTCTCCTTCACCATGCAACGCGACGGGCGCCTTGACGGCTTCGCGGGCTGGTTCGTGGCCCAGCTTTCCCCTTCGGTGAAATTGGATACCGGACCCGACGCCCCTACCACCCACTGGCAGCAGAGCTTCCTCGCCATCGAACCCTTCGACGTAGCGGAGGGGCAAGTCATCACCGTGCGCTACTACCTCTCCAAACATCCCGCCGACCGCCGCAGCGTCGAGCTGAAGCTCAGCGTCGAAGAGCAGTCCTACAACTACACCATCGGCTAG